GGCGCAGGACAGCGCCTCGGCCCGGTTGCGTGGGGTCCAGCCGTCGTCGGGCCAGCCCGGGTCGATGGCGACCTCGGCGCCCTCGAGCCGCAGGTGGTCGAGCAGCGCGCGCTGGTGGCGGTGCAGCCCGGGCATCGCGAAGCCGCCCGAGATCAGCGCCAATGCCCCGTCGAGCGGCCAGCCGGCCAGCGCCTCGCGGAAGAAGCCCAGGTCGGTGCGGTCGAGATGGCCGGCGTAGGACAGGAAGCTGCGGTCGCTGTCGGGATGGGCCACGCCCACTGTGATGCCGCTGCGCCCGGGCAGCCGGGCGATGCGGTCGAGCGGGCCGTAGAACGGCTCGGCCAGCATCACCGCGAGCGCGTCGTCGCCGGTCGCCGAGACCAGCCCCGCGCGCGCGCCCAGCCGTTGCAGCACCAGCGCGGTATTGCCGGCAGAGCCCCCGGCGCGGAAATCGCAGCGGTCGACAAAGGTCTCGGTGCCCGGCTGGGGCCAGTCCGCGAGCGGCCCCATCACGAGGTCGACGTTGAGGTTGCCGAGAACGCAGATCGGACGGCTGGTCATGCGGCCTCGCCCGAGGTGATCTTGGTCGAACGCAGCGGCCGGCCCATGTCGGGCACGAGGCGGTCGGCGGCGTCGACGACGATGCGCTGCGCCACCGGAAGCGCATGCAGCGCGGCGGCCAGTCCGCACGCGGGCGGGACCGGCACGGTCAGCGCGCCCGCGACCGGCGGCAGGCCGGAGAAGTCGAGCACCACGGGGCGGAACCCGGCATCGACCAGCTCGGCGGCAAGCCCGTCGACGTTGTCGCCCTCGGGACCCTCGCCGCGAAAGAAGACCGTCGCGGTGGTCTCGTCCACCAGCTCGAAGGGGCCATGCCGGAACATGCCGGCCTCGAGCCCCAGCACCGGCACCCGCGCAAGCTCCATGAAGGCCAGCGCGATGCCGTCCGCCAGCCCCTGCAGGTTGCCGCGACCGCAGAACACTGCGGCGCGGGCTCCGGCGAGCACACCGGTGGCCTCGCGCGTGTCGGGCAGCCCGTCGGGGCCCTTCAGCGCTGTCTCGAAGCCGGGCAGGTCGGCGCCGAGCGCCTTCAGGATGGCCGCGTGCTGCGCGATGGTGATCGCCACCGACCGGGTCGCGGCATAGCTGCGCTCGGCGGGGCCATGGCCGGTGACGCAGGGCACACGCTGCCCGAGCGGGCTGTCGCAGCTGAGGGTAAGCCCGACCAGCGGCCCCTCAGGGCAGGTGTCGAGGTAGCGCAGGATCTCGCCCGAGGCGCCGGACTGCGAGGTCAGCAGCCGCACGGCGGGGCCGGGCAGCGAGGCGCGCATGTATTCCGAGATCACATGCGCCGTCGCGTCGATGCCGGCCTGCCGGTAGAACGGCTCGGCCAGCCGGTTGACCCAGTGCGAGCCGCCGATGGCGAGCAGGTGCAGCCGGCCGGTCTCGCGGATGTCGCGGGCGGCGCGGCCGGCGGCCTCGCGGGCGTTGGCAAAGGTCTTGGCGGCGTCGGGGAACTGGCGCGCCAGCTCGGCGTCGATGATGTCGAGACCGGTTTCGGTCATCAGGCTACCTCGGTCGGTTGATGGGTGATCACGGGGCGCCCCTCGGCATCGAAGAGATGCACGCGCGCGGCGTCCGGCGTCAGGTGAACGGTCTGCCCGGCGCGGCAGGGGCTGCGCCCCGGCGCCCGCGCGATGAGCGGCGTGTCGCAGATGTCGGTCTCGACATGCACGAAGGTGTCGGCCCCGAGCGCCTCGGTCAGCAGCACCCGACCCTGCCAGCGGCCGGTGCCCTCGGTGATTTCCAGATGCTCCGGGCGGATGCCGTAGGTGGCGGCGCCCTCGGCCTCGGCGACTCGGCCGGTGATGAAGTTCATCCGGGGGCTGCCGATGAAGCCCGCCACGAACTGCGAGGCGGGATGGTCGTAGAGGTCGAGCGGCGCGCCGACCTGCTCGACGTGGCCCTTGTTCAGCACCACGATCCGGTCGGCCAGCGTCATCGCCTCGACCTGGTCGTGGGTGACGTAGATCATCGTGGTGTCGGCGAGCCGCGCGTGCAGCCGGGCGATCTCGACCCGGGTCTCGCCGCGCAGCGCGGCGTCGAGGTTCGACAGCGGCTCGTCGAACAGGAACACGCGCGGGTTGCGGGTGATGGCGCGGCCGATGGCGACCCGCTGCCGCTGCCCGCCCGAGAGCGCGCGCGGCTTTCGCTCGAGCAACTCCTCGATCTGGAGCATCCGCGCGGCCTCGGCGACGCGCTCGGCGATCTGCGGCTTCTTCA
Above is a genomic segment from Salipiger profundus containing:
- a CDS encoding carbohydrate kinase family protein; protein product: MTSRPICVLGNLNVDLVMGPLADWPQPGTETFVDRCDFRAGGSAGNTALVLQRLGARAGLVSATGDDALAVMLAEPFYGPLDRIARLPGRSGITVGVAHPDSDRSFLSYAGHLDRTDLGFFREALAGWPLDGALALISGGFAMPGLHRHQRALLDHLRLEGAEVAIDPGWPDDGWTPRNRAEALSCAEAADHLLLNDKEITGLTGRDTADAAVTALAETLASDTTIVVKCGARGAIAAGPSGRHEATAAACAPFDTVGAGDAFNAGYLAALAKGHDIGHALQAGTDTAGAVIAAFPRETGPIAAPGRRRSA
- a CDS encoding ABC transporter ATP-binding protein, whose protein sequence is MATVELKNVHKDFGKHRVISDVTLDLQKGEFVVFVGPSGCGKSTLLRMIAGLEEITDGHLLIDGEDVTDTLPAERGVSMVFQSYALYPHMSVYENMAFGLEQAKLKKPQIAERVAEAARMLQIEELLERKPRALSGGQRQRVAIGRAITRNPRVFLFDEPLSNLDAALRGETRVEIARLHARLADTTMIYVTHDQVEAMTLADRIVVLNKGHVEQVGAPLDLYDHPASQFVAGFIGSPRMNFITGRVAEAEGAATYGIRPEHLEITEGTGRWQGRVLLTEALGADTFVHVETDICDTPLIARAPGRSPCRAGQTVHLTPDAARVHLFDAEGRPVITHQPTEVA
- a CDS encoding SIS domain-containing protein; protein product: MTETGLDIIDAELARQFPDAAKTFANAREAAGRAARDIRETGRLHLLAIGGSHWVNRLAEPFYRQAGIDATAHVISEYMRASLPGPAVRLLTSQSGASGEILRYLDTCPEGPLVGLTLSCDSPLGQRVPCVTGHGPAERSYAATRSVAITIAQHAAILKALGADLPGFETALKGPDGLPDTREATGVLAGARAAVFCGRGNLQGLADGIALAFMELARVPVLGLEAGMFRHGPFELVDETTATVFFRGEGPEGDNVDGLAAELVDAGFRPVVLDFSGLPPVAGALTVPVPPACGLAAALHALPVAQRIVVDAADRLVPDMGRPLRSTKITSGEAA